One segment of Geomonas ferrireducens DNA contains the following:
- a CDS encoding class I SAM-dependent methyltransferase: MPDAVRRHYELYPYPSYPLFASVRRADTYANNLDALWSLFNGELPPADLARILIAGCGTFAPYPFAVANPKTRVTALDLSETSLKRARLHCLVHGVTGVDFVAGDLLDPALVTGPYGFIDAYGVLHHLAEPEAGLRALAARLGDGGIMRVMVYSRYTRREEDAIRRALTLLKVREPEAVRRMVARSAQGSRLREFFESSGEVANRAGLADALLHPQVKSYRIGELMELVAASGLTLLRFAHRGALAEPEREVERIRAMEQEKESPGNFVLYLGRSPKGPCPDSDAVFRLNPCLAAAISPWRLTPAHIPGRFGNENGPLNAAERRFLRRFRRPVQAAELSPLDLKRAGSYADRLFLLRCRELSV, encoded by the coding sequence ATGCCCGATGCCGTCCGCCGCCACTACGAGCTTTACCCCTACCCGAGTTATCCCCTCTTTGCCTCGGTGCGCCGCGCCGACACCTACGCGAACAACCTCGACGCCCTCTGGTCCCTTTTCAACGGCGAACTCCCGCCGGCCGATCTCGCCCGCATCCTCATCGCCGGGTGCGGCACCTTCGCCCCCTATCCTTTCGCCGTCGCCAACCCGAAGACCCGGGTCACCGCCCTCGACCTCTCCGAGACGAGCCTCAAGCGGGCCCGGCTGCACTGCCTAGTGCACGGGGTGACCGGGGTCGATTTCGTGGCAGGAGACCTCCTCGACCCGGCGCTCGTCACCGGCCCCTACGGTTTCATCGATGCCTACGGTGTGCTGCACCACCTGGCGGAACCGGAGGCGGGGCTGCGCGCGCTCGCCGCGCGCCTTGGGGACGGGGGGATCATGAGGGTGATGGTCTACAGCCGCTACACCCGGCGCGAGGAGGATGCCATCCGGCGTGCGCTCACCCTTTTGAAGGTGCGCGAGCCCGAGGCGGTGCGAAGGATGGTGGCGCGCAGTGCGCAAGGCTCGCGGCTGAGGGAGTTCTTCGAGAGCTCCGGCGAGGTGGCGAACCGGGCCGGGCTTGCCGATGCCCTGCTGCATCCGCAGGTGAAAAGCTATCGTATCGGCGAGCTGATGGAGCTCGTCGCGGCAAGCGGGCTTACCCTGTTGCGTTTCGCGCACCGGGGCGCCCTCGCCGAGCCGGAGCGCGAGGTGGAACGGATCCGGGCCATGGAGCAGGAGAAAGAGTCCCCGGGCAACTTCGTGCTCTACCTCGGGCGCAGCCCCAAGGGCCCCTGCCCGGACTCAGACGCGGTCTTTCGCCTGAACCCGTGCCTCGCCGCTGCCATTTCCCCCTGGCGTCTCACCCCGGCTCACATCCCGGGGCGGTTCGGTAACGAAAACGGCCCCCTAAACGCTGCGGAGCGCCGCTTCCTGCGCCGCTTCCGCCGTCCCGTCCAGGCGGCCGAACTCTCCCCTCTTGACCTCAAACGGGCCGGCAGCTACGCCGACCGTCTCTTCCTTTTGCGCTGCCGCGAGCTCTCCGTCTAG
- a CDS encoding hybrid sensor histidine kinase/response regulator: MKNPSDPPDSPPRDDLDSLEALQRKLAGFGENSLRKTYYPELQERLEELERLKAFLDHSNDAIFLVETVSGRIVDLNDSACRQTGWSREELLEKSLFEVSDLWHSAAEALIRAPERQEEPRELIVTELHKKGGGRFWAELTLNRTQFRDKAYVLGVARDITTRRAVEEALRQSEEFLKNVVDHIPAMVFAKDAVKLRFITINKYGEELLGFSRKEILGKSNHDLFPSEQADFFSAKDRETLESGELVEIPEEVISTAAGNRILHTKKIPLMDEQGKARYLLGIAEDITEKKQLEEKLLQSQKMEAIGQLAGGVAHDFNNILMVIMGYGSMLRNDAALAPEHREQVDRIMEAADKAAQLTAGLLTFSRKQVIKTQTVDLNEVIRRVEKFLSRIIGEDVQLKSQLPEHPLPVEMDSNQIEQVLVNLATNARDAMPHGGLLTVATSLQRIDQGFVDANDAGSPGPYAVVSISDTGLGMDEATRRRIFEPFFTTKELGKGTGLGMSIVYGIVKQHGGFINIYSEQGLGTTFRIYLPLSPSASEAAEALRELEHPRGGSETILVVEDEANLRTLLEQILSGAGYQVLVAENGAVAVETFARNEGKIALILMDMIMPGMSGKEACGAIRRIDPSARVLYTSGYTMDIIKSRDLLEEGTELMTKPVRPAELLRKVREMLDR; encoded by the coding sequence ATGAAGAATCCCTCTGATCCGCCCGACTCCCCCCCACGCGACGACCTCGACTCCCTCGAGGCCCTGCAGCGCAAGCTCGCGGGTTTTGGTGAGAACTCGCTGCGCAAGACCTACTACCCCGAACTCCAGGAGCGCCTCGAGGAGTTGGAACGGCTGAAAGCGTTCCTCGATCACAGCAACGACGCCATCTTCCTCGTCGAGACGGTCTCCGGCCGGATCGTGGACCTGAACGACTCCGCCTGCCGCCAGACGGGATGGAGCCGTGAGGAACTCCTGGAAAAATCCCTTTTCGAGGTCTCCGATCTGTGGCATTCCGCCGCCGAAGCGTTGATACGCGCCCCGGAGCGCCAGGAAGAGCCGCGCGAACTGATCGTCACCGAGCTGCACAAAAAGGGGGGCGGGCGCTTCTGGGCCGAGCTCACCCTGAACCGGACGCAGTTTCGCGACAAGGCCTACGTCCTCGGCGTGGCGCGCGACATCACCACCCGCCGCGCCGTCGAGGAGGCGCTGCGCCAGAGCGAGGAGTTCCTGAAGAACGTGGTCGATCACATCCCCGCCATGGTCTTCGCGAAGGACGCCGTGAAGCTGCGCTTCATCACCATCAACAAGTACGGCGAGGAGCTCCTCGGTTTTTCCCGCAAGGAGATCCTCGGCAAGAGCAACCACGACCTCTTCCCAAGCGAGCAGGCCGATTTCTTCAGCGCCAAGGACCGGGAGACCCTCGAGTCGGGTGAACTGGTCGAGATCCCCGAGGAGGTGATCAGCACCGCCGCCGGGAACCGCATCCTGCACACGAAGAAGATCCCCCTCATGGACGAGCAGGGGAAGGCACGCTACCTCCTGGGTATCGCCGAGGACATCACCGAGAAGAAACAGCTCGAGGAAAAGCTCCTGCAATCCCAGAAGATGGAAGCGATCGGGCAGTTGGCCGGAGGCGTCGCGCACGATTTCAACAACATACTCATGGTCATCATGGGGTACGGCAGCATGCTGAGAAACGACGCCGCCCTGGCACCCGAGCACCGGGAGCAGGTGGATCGGATCATGGAGGCCGCCGACAAGGCCGCCCAGCTCACCGCGGGACTGCTAACCTTCAGCAGGAAACAGGTGATCAAGACGCAGACCGTCGACCTGAACGAGGTGATCCGGCGCGTGGAGAAGTTCCTCTCCCGCATCATAGGGGAGGACGTGCAGCTGAAGTCGCAGCTCCCCGAGCACCCGCTCCCGGTGGAGATGGACAGCAACCAAATCGAGCAGGTGCTGGTGAACCTTGCCACCAACGCACGCGACGCCATGCCGCACGGGGGGCTCCTCACCGTCGCCACATCGCTGCAGCGCATCGACCAGGGGTTCGTCGATGCCAACGACGCCGGCTCACCCGGCCCCTACGCGGTGGTCTCCATCTCCGACACCGGCCTCGGGATGGACGAGGCGACGCGCAGGAGGATCTTCGAGCCTTTCTTCACCACCAAGGAGCTGGGTAAGGGGACCGGGCTCGGCATGTCCATCGTGTACGGCATCGTGAAGCAGCACGGCGGCTTCATCAACATCTACAGCGAGCAGGGCCTTGGCACCACCTTCAGGATCTACCTGCCGCTCAGCCCCTCCGCCTCCGAGGCGGCCGAAGCGCTCAGGGAGCTGGAGCACCCGCGCGGCGGGAGCGAGACCATCCTTGTGGTCGAGGACGAGGCGAACCTGCGCACCCTCCTAGAGCAGATCCTCTCCGGCGCCGGGTACCAGGTGCTGGTGGCGGAAAACGGTGCCGTCGCCGTCGAAACCTTCGCAAGAAACGAGGGGAAGATCGCCCTCATCCTCATGGACATGATAATGCCGGGGATGAGCGGCAAAGAGGCCTGCGGCGCCATCCGCAGGATCGATCCGTCGGCGCGCGTCCTCTACACGAGCGGCTACACCATGGACATCATCAAGAGCCGTGACCTCCTGGAGGAGGGTACCGAGCTGATGACGAAGCCGGTGCGCCCGGCCGAGCTTTTAAGAAAAGTGCGGGAGATGCTGGACCGCTAG
- the ercA gene encoding alcohol dehydrogenase-like regulatory protein ErcA: protein MAEGLQLRKFLAPEFIFGAGARELAGRYARNLGGRKVLVVSDPGVVQAGWTADVTKSLEAEGLPYVLFTALTPNPKAEEVMAGVALYREERCDVIVAVGGGSPIDCAKGIGIVSSNHKHILEFEGVDMVKAPMPPLICIPTTGGTSADVSQFAIISNPLERVKIAIISKSVVPDIALIDPITLTTMDPYLTACTGLDAMTHAIEAFVSTASSSMTDLHALEAVKILTSSLIPSIRNPDDQELRSQVMMGSLQAGLAFSNAILGANHAMAHSLGGALDLAHGECNAILLDHVIDFNFDAAPERFERIAQAMGLDLRGLPVAQKKKLLIEHVRSLKAQAGVARTLAEVGVGVDDLKQYSEHALKDPCMATNPRRASKRDIEVVYEESL, encoded by the coding sequence ATGGCGGAAGGTCTGCAACTGAGGAAATTTCTCGCACCCGAATTCATCTTCGGAGCAGGTGCTAGGGAACTGGCCGGGCGTTATGCCAGAAATCTCGGCGGCCGTAAGGTGCTCGTGGTCTCGGACCCGGGCGTGGTCCAGGCGGGATGGACCGCCGATGTTACCAAGAGCCTCGAGGCGGAGGGACTCCCATACGTCCTTTTCACCGCGCTCACGCCGAACCCCAAGGCCGAAGAGGTCATGGCCGGGGTCGCCTTGTACCGTGAGGAGCGCTGCGACGTGATCGTGGCAGTGGGGGGCGGAAGTCCGATCGACTGCGCCAAAGGGATCGGCATCGTTTCCTCGAACCACAAGCACATCCTCGAATTCGAGGGGGTGGACATGGTGAAGGCCCCCATGCCTCCCCTGATCTGCATCCCGACCACCGGGGGAACCTCGGCCGACGTCTCGCAGTTCGCCATCATCAGCAACCCGCTCGAGCGGGTGAAGATCGCCATCATCAGCAAGTCGGTGGTCCCCGACATCGCCCTCATCGATCCCATCACCCTCACCACGATGGACCCGTACCTCACCGCCTGCACCGGGCTCGACGCCATGACGCACGCCATCGAGGCCTTCGTCTCCACCGCCAGCTCTTCCATGACCGACCTGCACGCGCTGGAAGCGGTCAAGATCCTCACCTCGAGCCTTATTCCCAGCATCCGCAACCCCGACGACCAGGAGCTCAGGAGCCAGGTGATGATGGGGAGCCTGCAGGCGGGGCTCGCCTTCTCCAACGCGATCCTAGGGGCGAACCACGCCATGGCGCACAGCCTGGGGGGCGCCCTCGATCTCGCCCACGGCGAATGTAACGCCATCCTCCTCGATCATGTCATCGACTTCAACTTCGACGCGGCTCCGGAGCGCTTCGAGCGCATCGCGCAGGCGATGGGGCTCGACCTGCGCGGCCTCCCGGTAGCTCAGAAGAAGAAGCTCCTCATCGAGCATGTGCGCTCCCTGAAGGCCCAGGCCGGCGTGGCACGCACCCTGGCCGAGGTCGGGGTCGGGGTCGACGACCTCAAGCAGTACAGCGAGCACGCCCTGAAAGACCCTTGCATGGCTACCAACCCGCGCCGCGCCTCAAAGAGGGACATAGAGGTCGTCTATGAAGAATCCCTCTGA
- a CDS encoding methyl-accepting chemotaxis protein, which yields MSFFKNMKIGKKLYLVFSIIIVLVATLVAVAYVNLASLGKANRMNVHTYQVTEQVGNILTALVNIETGERGFALTGEEKFLEPLNAGKADFSRAWEEAKRLTADNPKQQERLTKLFQSKEDWLKADVEPLVALRRQAGSGTGMEQVVRTVQQAKGKQFMDAMRVVIADMQKEEMSLLGVRMKDAEALEARTKVILVGGGILCAVLAFVFATLVANAITKPLGRALDAANKIAAGNLNVNLDADSEDESGQLLAALKGMTERIQALVEDAKALSHAAVEGKLATRADAGRHEGDFRRIVEGVNQTLDAVIGPLQVAAEYVDRIAKGDMPAPIREEYRGDFNQIKENLNQLIAAITAITSAAKEVAGGNLTVQLEERSANDELMRSLSSMVSKLSAVVTDVKEAANNVAGGSLQMSSGSQQLSQGASEQAAAAEQASSSMEEMSSNIRQNADNAMQTEKIAVKSAQDAQEGGKAVAQTVQAMKDIAGKISIIEEIARQTNLLALNAAIEAARAGEHGKGFAVVASEVRKLAERSQKAAAEISELSSTSVEVAETAGQMLDRMLPDIQRTAELVQEISAACKEQDSGAAQINKAIQQLDQVIQQNASASEQMSATAEELSSQSEQLQTTIGYFNIGQERSAKGVPVRFKEPQPEARPGRKEAPAKAKGGRNKLTQSGPVTGAEINLNDLDEQFETF from the coding sequence GTGAGCTTTTTCAAGAACATGAAAATCGGTAAGAAGCTGTACCTCGTCTTTTCCATCATAATCGTGCTTGTCGCCACCCTGGTCGCGGTGGCTTACGTAAACCTGGCCTCGCTCGGCAAGGCAAACAGGATGAACGTCCACACCTACCAGGTTACGGAACAGGTCGGGAACATACTGACCGCACTGGTGAACATAGAAACCGGCGAGCGAGGCTTCGCCCTCACCGGGGAGGAAAAGTTTCTCGAGCCGCTGAACGCCGGCAAGGCCGATTTCTCAAGGGCATGGGAGGAGGCGAAGCGCCTTACCGCGGACAACCCGAAGCAGCAGGAGCGCCTGACGAAACTGTTCCAGTCCAAGGAGGACTGGCTCAAGGCCGACGTGGAGCCGCTGGTCGCACTCAGACGGCAGGCCGGCAGCGGGACCGGCATGGAGCAGGTGGTGCGGACGGTGCAGCAGGCCAAGGGAAAACAGTTCATGGACGCGATGCGCGTGGTCATCGCCGACATGCAGAAGGAGGAGATGTCCCTCCTTGGCGTGCGCATGAAGGATGCCGAGGCGCTCGAGGCGAGGACCAAGGTGATCCTCGTGGGGGGCGGCATCCTGTGTGCCGTGCTCGCCTTCGTCTTCGCCACCCTGGTGGCGAACGCCATCACCAAGCCGCTTGGCAGGGCGCTCGATGCGGCCAACAAGATCGCGGCTGGGAACCTGAACGTGAACCTTGACGCCGACTCCGAGGACGAGTCCGGTCAACTGCTCGCCGCGCTCAAGGGGATGACGGAGCGCATCCAGGCGCTCGTCGAGGACGCTAAAGCCCTCTCCCATGCGGCTGTGGAAGGAAAGCTTGCGACGCGCGCCGACGCAGGGCGTCACGAGGGGGACTTCAGGCGCATCGTCGAGGGGGTGAACCAGACCCTCGATGCGGTGATCGGCCCGCTGCAGGTGGCCGCCGAATACGTCGACCGCATCGCCAAGGGGGACATGCCCGCACCGATAAGGGAGGAGTACCGCGGCGACTTCAACCAGATAAAGGAAAACCTGAACCAGCTGATCGCTGCCATCACCGCGATCACGAGTGCGGCGAAGGAGGTGGCCGGCGGCAACCTGACCGTCCAGCTCGAGGAGCGCTCGGCCAACGACGAGTTGATGCGTTCCCTCTCCAGCATGGTTTCAAAGCTTTCCGCGGTGGTCACCGACGTCAAGGAGGCCGCAAACAACGTGGCGGGCGGCAGCCTGCAGATGTCCTCCGGATCGCAGCAGCTCTCACAGGGGGCGAGTGAGCAGGCGGCTGCGGCGGAGCAGGCCTCTTCCTCCATGGAGGAGATGTCCTCCAACATCAGGCAGAACGCGGATAACGCCATGCAGACGGAGAAGATCGCCGTGAAGTCCGCCCAGGACGCCCAGGAAGGGGGCAAGGCGGTGGCGCAGACGGTGCAGGCGATGAAGGACATCGCCGGGAAGATCTCCATTATCGAGGAGATCGCGCGGCAGACGAACCTTCTGGCCCTGAACGCCGCCATCGAGGCGGCCCGCGCCGGGGAGCACGGCAAGGGTTTCGCCGTCGTGGCAAGCGAGGTGAGAAAGCTCGCCGAGCGCTCGCAGAAGGCGGCGGCTGAGATCTCGGAGCTCTCCTCGACGAGCGTAGAGGTGGCGGAGACCGCCGGACAGATGCTGGACCGCATGCTTCCGGATATCCAGCGCACGGCCGAACTGGTGCAGGAGATCTCCGCCGCGTGCAAGGAACAGGACAGCGGCGCGGCCCAGATCAACAAGGCGATCCAGCAGCTCGACCAGGTGATCCAGCAAAACGCCTCGGCGAGCGAGCAGATGTCGGCGACGGCTGAGGAACTCTCCTCGCAGTCGGAACAGCTGCAGACGACCATCGGTTACTTCAACATAGGGCAGGAGCGCAGCGCGAAGGGAGTGCCGGTGCGCTTTAAGGAGCCGCAGCCCGAAGCGCGGCCGGGGCGTAAGGAAGCCCCGGCCAAGGCGAAGGGGGGTAGGAACAAGCTCACCCAGTCCGGCCCGGTGACCGGTGCCGAGATCAACCTGAACGATCTCGACGAGCAGTTCGAGACCTTCTAG
- a CDS encoding MerR family transcriptional regulator: protein MSKVTVDEWTARFRAIGLDDAAMEQWHRLFERENPEGHQSFLEWLGLPQERIAAIRAHHA from the coding sequence ATGAGCAAGGTAACGGTAGACGAGTGGACCGCCCGGTTCCGGGCCATCGGGCTGGACGACGCGGCCATGGAACAGTGGCATCGCCTCTTCGAGAGGGAAAATCCCGAAGGGCACCAGAGCTTCCTCGAGTGGCTGGGGCTTCCCCAGGAACGGATCGCGGCGATCCGCGCACACCACGCCTAA
- a CDS encoding MerR family transcriptional regulator, which produces MYRISQLAKRFGLSRSTLLYYDQEGLLCPSARSEAGYRLYSERDLDRLAAIASFRKAGLSVEEIRAILAAPEKGERSVLKRRLAAIGEEIRALKAQQSLLARMLRVQSGESLPESMDKETWVAMLRAAGMDDRGMETWHAEFERRAPKAHHAFLLSLGIGEEEVLTIRRLSESVWAGAEGKG; this is translated from the coding sequence ATGTACCGCATCAGCCAGCTGGCCAAGAGGTTCGGACTTTCCCGGAGCACGCTCTTGTACTACGACCAGGAGGGGCTTCTTTGCCCGAGCGCAAGGAGCGAGGCGGGTTACCGTCTCTATTCGGAGCGCGACCTGGATCGGCTCGCCGCGATAGCCTCGTTCCGCAAGGCCGGGCTCTCCGTGGAGGAGATCCGGGCCATCCTCGCCGCCCCGGAAAAGGGGGAGCGGTCGGTCCTGAAGCGCCGCCTCGCGGCGATCGGAGAGGAGATCAGGGCGCTCAAGGCCCAGCAGAGCCTGCTCGCCCGCATGCTCCGGGTCCAGTCGGGAGAGTCGCTCCCGGAGAGCATGGACAAGGAAACCTGGGTCGCCATGCTGCGCGCGGCGGGCATGGACGACAGGGGGATGGAGACCTGGCACGCCGAGTTCGAGCGCCGCGCACCAAAGGCGCACCACGCCTTCCTCCTCTCGCTCGGCATCGGCGAAGAGGAGGTGCTGACCATACGAAGGCTCTCGGAGTCGGTCTGGGCCGGCGCAGAGGGGAAGGGGTGA
- a CDS encoding four-helix bundle copper-binding protein: protein MKTSEMFAAHPRKLIMDVTAVTECISSLVECADVCTSCADACLGEATVQDLTKCIRLNLDCADICQVTARVLSRQTEAVPQLLRTQLESCAVACRLCMQECEVHSEMHQHCRICRSSCQSCEKVCQDLISRLSEGTRTTFL, encoded by the coding sequence ATGAAGACATCCGAAATGTTCGCCGCCCACCCGAGAAAGCTCATCATGGACGTGACCGCCGTCACCGAGTGCATCAGCTCCCTCGTCGAGTGTGCCGACGTCTGCACCAGCTGCGCCGATGCGTGCCTCGGCGAGGCGACGGTGCAAGACCTCACCAAGTGCATCCGCCTGAACCTCGACTGCGCCGATATCTGCCAAGTCACCGCGCGTGTCCTCTCCCGGCAGACCGAAGCCGTCCCCCAGCTTTTGAGGACGCAGCTTGAGAGCTGCGCCGTCGCCTGCCGCCTCTGCATGCAGGAGTGCGAGGTGCACTCCGAGATGCACCAGCACTGCCGCATCTGCCGCTCGTCCTGCCAAAGCTGCGAGAAGGTCTGCCAGGACCTGATCTCCCGCCTCTCCGAAGGAACCAGGACCACCTTCCTCTGA
- a CDS encoding YbhB/YbcL family Raf kinase inhibitor-like protein, with the protein MGEMRLTSPAFKDNGRMPARYTCDGDNINPELRIEHVPDGTKSLALVMEDPDAPNGLWVHWILWNMGPRTTELVEQAEPREVVIGKNSWGHNQYGGPCPPSGTHRYIFRLYALDTTLELAGTASKGQLDVAMQDHVIEEAVLTGLYGGG; encoded by the coding sequence ATGGGAGAGATGCGGTTGACCAGCCCGGCCTTCAAGGACAACGGGCGCATGCCGGCCAGGTATACCTGCGATGGTGACAACATCAATCCGGAACTCCGGATCGAGCACGTGCCGGACGGCACCAAGTCGTTGGCTCTGGTCATGGAAGACCCGGACGCCCCGAACGGGCTCTGGGTACACTGGATCCTTTGGAACATGGGGCCTAGGACCACCGAGCTCGTGGAACAGGCGGAGCCGCGCGAAGTGGTCATCGGCAAGAACAGCTGGGGACACAACCAGTATGGCGGGCCCTGCCCTCCCTCCGGCACCCATCGCTACATCTTCCGGTTGTACGCGCTCGACACGACGCTTGAACTGGCGGGAACGGCGAGCAAGGGGCAACTGGACGTGGCGATGCAGGACCATGTCATCGAGGAGGCGGTGCTTACGGGGCTGTACGGTGGAGGGTAG
- a CDS encoding bacteriohemerythrin: MTLVEWDETLTLGVQRIDADHEKLVEILNRCYSALMQHDHTHELHDIVVELLDYTQYHFGTEEALMRAARYPAAKAHTAAHRTFIKSIHNFRDRFEAGESFVAIDVLVFLKDWLVAHIQNTDRSLAQYVTEVAGL, from the coding sequence ATGACGCTGGTTGAATGGGATGAAACCCTGACCTTGGGAGTGCAGCGGATCGACGCCGATCACGAAAAGCTGGTGGAGATCCTGAACCGCTGCTACAGCGCGCTCATGCAGCACGACCACACCCATGAACTGCATGACATAGTGGTGGAACTTCTAGACTACACCCAGTACCACTTCGGCACCGAGGAAGCCCTGATGCGCGCGGCGCGCTACCCGGCAGCTAAGGCTCACACCGCCGCCCACCGCACCTTCATCAAGTCCATCCACAACTTCAGGGACCGTTTCGAGGCGGGGGAATCCTTCGTCGCCATCGATGTCCTCGTCTTTCTCAAGGACTGGCTGGTGGCGCACATCCAGAACACGGACCGCTCCCTTGCCCAGTACGTGACTGAAGTGGCCGGACTATAA
- a CDS encoding lipid II:glycine glycyltransferase FemX: MATGVFRELLETDLGKGVSLIDPLRNHRWDRFVHAHPYGWITHLSGWKRVLDKNFQHMCGYYLALTTPGGAIKAALPIYAVRSWLTGRRLVSIPFATLCDPLVSESSEMEILCDAVLRLAEQLEIPRIEIRTAQAPHLLDRERFRTDCGHKHHFIRLSRDPEEVRMRFHRSCVRQRILRAENSGLSIIRGWREADLMDFYLLHRVMRRKRGLPPQPYPLVKSLWQTFSGQGLAELLLCRKGAETVAGVLLFTYKGRVSIEYSAMDANHIDCSPLHFLLWNVIKDACRAGYQRFDFGQTKEQNKSLMDFKSHWGTEILDLPHFLYPNDPALPSPLYNRSLARKALHYLCNKAPDTALSYLGEFCYRHMG; the protein is encoded by the coding sequence GTGGCTACTGGCGTTTTCCGCGAACTGCTTGAGACGGACCTCGGGAAGGGGGTGAGCCTCATCGACCCGCTGCGCAATCATCGCTGGGACCGGTTCGTGCACGCCCATCCCTACGGCTGGATAACGCACCTCTCCGGTTGGAAAAGGGTGCTGGACAAGAACTTCCAGCACATGTGCGGCTATTACCTGGCGCTCACCACCCCCGGTGGCGCCATCAAGGCGGCCCTCCCGATCTACGCGGTGCGGAGCTGGCTGACCGGCCGGCGCCTGGTAAGCATCCCGTTTGCCACTCTCTGCGATCCGCTGGTATCGGAGTCGTCCGAGATGGAGATCCTGTGCGACGCGGTGCTGCGGCTTGCCGAACAGCTCGAGATCCCCCGCATCGAGATCAGGACGGCGCAGGCGCCACACCTGCTCGATCGGGAAAGGTTCCGCACCGACTGCGGCCACAAGCACCACTTCATCAGGCTCTCCCGCGACCCCGAGGAGGTCAGGATGCGCTTCCACAGAAGCTGCGTGCGGCAGCGCATCCTCCGCGCCGAGAACTCGGGGCTGAGCATCATCCGGGGATGGCGTGAAGCGGATCTGATGGATTTTTACCTCCTGCACCGGGTCATGAGAAGGAAGAGGGGGCTTCCCCCGCAGCCGTACCCTTTGGTTAAATCGCTCTGGCAGACCTTTTCCGGACAGGGGCTGGCCGAGCTCCTGCTCTGCCGCAAGGGCGCGGAGACGGTGGCCGGGGTGCTGCTTTTCACCTACAAAGGACGCGTCTCCATCGAGTACTCCGCGATGGACGCGAACCATATCGACTGTAGCCCTCTGCATTTCCTGCTCTGGAACGTCATCAAGGACGCCTGCCGAGCCGGCTATCAGCGCTTCGATTTCGGGCAGACCAAGGAGCAGAACAAAAGCCTGATGGACTTCAAGTCCCATTGGGGGACCGAGATCCTGGATCTCCCTCATTTCCTCTACCCCAACGACCCGGCGCTCCCGAGCCCGTTGTACAACAGGTCGCTGGCGAGGAAGGCGCTGCATTACCTTTGCAACAAGGCGCCGGACACGGCGCTCAGCTATCTTGGGGAGTTCTGCTACCGCCACATGGGGTAG
- a CDS encoding rhodanese-like domain-containing protein, translating into MAEVKRIQIQEARRKVQDGEALFVCAYDSEEMCGGIRLEKALTMGEFNARLPEIPKEKEIIFYCN; encoded by the coding sequence ATGGCCGAGGTGAAAAGGATCCAGATTCAGGAGGCGCGCAGGAAGGTGCAGGACGGAGAGGCCCTCTTCGTCTGCGCCTACGACAGCGAGGAGATGTGCGGCGGGATTCGCCTTGAGAAGGCGCTGACCATGGGAGAGTTCAACGCGAGGCTCCCGGAGATCCCGAAGGAGAAGGAGATCATCTTCTACTGCAATTGA